CCGAAGTTCTCACCCCGCAGCCGCCCGGTGGCCTCGCGCTCCAGCTCCTCGAACAATCCCGGCGGCGTGGTGGCCGCGCGCACCGGGGCGATGAAATCGGCCTGCACGTAGTGCTCGGGCCACACGTCGGGCACGTTCCAGTCGATGTCCGCGCCCACCGTCACCGGCCAGCCGACCGACGCCGTGGTCCCGCCCGCCGCGCGCACCGCGTCCCACAGCGCGGGCACGCGGATGTGCGACGATTCCCAGATCCACGCTTCCGTCCGCCGGTCGGCCAGGAAGGGGCGGTTGGCGACCACGCCGTGCCGCGCGGGAAGCGCGCCGGTGACGAGCGTGGTGTGCGCGGGATAGGTGAGCGCGGGAAAGACGCTGCGCACGCCGTCCGCGCGCACGCCCTCGAAGGAAAGCTGCTGCAGCGTGGGCGCGGGCCAGCTTTCGTCGCAGTAGAACTCCGGCCGCAGCGCATCGATCGAGGCCACGATGACATGGTCGGCGCGCCGCCGCGGCGCCCGCATCCTCATCGCGCGCTCGATCTCGTCCGCCTCGATGCGGTGTCCATCTTCCCCTCCCGCCATCCCCGTCTCCCGATGAAGGAAAAGTCCTAAGTCCTAAGTCCTAAGTCCCAAGTCCCAAGTCCCAAGTCCTGAGTCGCAGTTCACTTGGCACTTGGGACTTAGCACTCAGGACTTCTTTTTCTACCTTCATCCCCGCCAGCGCCGCATTCAGCCCCCGCGCGATCTTCACCGCATCGTCGTTCACCCAGAAGTGCGCGAAATACAGGCGCGGCTCCTCGCCGGTCATGTGCGAGTGCAGCGCGGTGACCTCGATGCCGTTGTCGCGCAGCGCGCGGAGCACGCCCGCGACCTCGCCGGCGGTCATCACGAAGTCGCCCGTGGCGGCCGCGCGCCCGCCGCCGGTAGGCTGGAAGTTGATCGCCGTGGCCACACCCATCGCGGGCGGGACGGTGTCGCCGTGCATCACGACCGCCTCCGCGCGCGGGACGCTCACCTGCAGCACGCCGCCGTTCACGCGCCCCGAACGCCCCAGCGCGCGGGCGACGGCAGCGGTGTCGAGCGCAATGGCGGGGGATGCGGATGCGGCGGGCGGCGCGGCCATCGGCGTGCGCGTCAGTGCCAGCGCGGCGTGCACCGTCTGCGCGATGCGGACGGGATCGCCGTGCGCCTCCAGGTGCACGTACATCACCCGCGGCTGCTCGCGCAGCAGGTGGTTGTGCACCGCGCTCGCATCCACCCCGCCCTGCTGCAGCCGGGAGATGACGGGCGCGACCTCGTTCTCCGCCAGCACCAGGTCCCCCATCGCCATCGCCCCGCCCGATGCGCGGCGGAACGCGACCCACGAGCCCAGCGCCAGCGCGGGGCGGACCGCCACGCCGTCGAGGGTGACGCGCAGGTCGGAGCGCGGGAAGGAGAAGCGCATCACGCCGCCCGGCTGCTCGGTGCCGGGGCGGCCCATCGCCGCCGACACGCCGCTCCAGTCGCCCTGCGCGGCCGCGGCGCACGACCAGAGCGCGGCGCACACCATCGCCAGGCGCGCAATTCTCGCGGACATCGGCATCTCCAGCTGAGAAGTTGATCGTCGCAACAGCGATCCCATCGACCCGCACGAACCCGGCCGCGAATCTCCACGATATCGGAGACGATCGAGCCCGTGTCCCCATCGCCCCGCGGCGAAGCCCGGGATCGCAGGATCTCACGCGGAGACGCGGAGGCGCGGAGGTGCAAGGCGGGCAACTCCGCGTCTCCGCGTCTCCGCGGCTCCGCGTGAGATCCAGCCATCTCCGTCGCCACGCGCTGGCCCCGCCCGTGCACCGGCCACGGCG
The Longimicrobium sp. DNA segment above includes these coding regions:
- a CDS encoding DUF1259 domain-containing protein; the protein is MSARIARLAMVCAALWSCAAAAQGDWSGVSAAMGRPGTEQPGGVMRFSFPRSDLRVTLDGVAVRPALALGSWVAFRRASGGAMAMGDLVLAENEVAPVISRLQQGGVDASAVHNHLLREQPRVMYVHLEAHGDPVRIAQTVHAALALTRTPMAAPPAASASPAIALDTAAVARALGRSGRVNGGVLQVSVPRAEAVVMHGDTVPPAMGVATAINFQPTGGGRAAATGDFVMTAGEVAGVLRALRDNGIEVTALHSHMTGEEPRLYFAHFWVNDDAVKIARGLNAALAGMKVEKEVLSAKSQVPSELRLRTWDLGLGT